A window of the Nitrosopumilus ureiphilus genome harbors these coding sequences:
- the idi gene encoding isopentenyl-diphosphate Delta-isomerase, with protein sequence MSEEFVILVDENDNPIGNEEKVKCHLPDGKLHRAFTALLFDRDGRLVLTRRAKEKMLWPNDWDGTFASHPRESETYVSSGERRMPEELGITGKLDYLHKFEYHVPYKDIGSENEICGTLIGIIDKSTELKEIEGEIDEIKWISTKELLSELNTNPQNYCPWMLIALELLEKSEQSMLEKYANVLSTWMNSETHEGLQKAIKSHLPKEKWRLVNEKN encoded by the coding sequence ATGTCTGAAGAATTTGTGATTTTAGTTGATGAAAACGATAACCCAATAGGTAATGAAGAAAAAGTAAAGTGTCATTTACCAGATGGAAAACTTCACAGAGCATTTACTGCATTATTATTTGATAGGGATGGAAGACTCGTTCTTACAAGACGTGCAAAGGAAAAAATGCTCTGGCCAAACGATTGGGACGGAACATTTGCAAGCCATCCAAGAGAATCAGAGACATATGTATCATCAGGTGAAAGAAGAATGCCTGAAGAATTAGGAATTACAGGAAAGCTGGACTATCTCCACAAATTTGAGTATCATGTCCCCTACAAAGACATAGGTTCTGAAAATGAAATTTGCGGAACATTGATTGGGATAATTGACAAATCCACAGAGTTAAAAGAGATTGAGGGAGAGATAGATGAAATTAAGTGGATTTCAACAAAAGAGCTACTCTCAGAATTAAACACAAACCCTCAAAATTATTGTCCATGGATGCTTATCGCATTAGAATTACTTGAGAAATCTGAACAATCAATGCTTGAAAAGTATGCAAATGTCTTATCTACATGGATGAATAGTGAAACTCATGAAGGATTGCAGAAAGCAATCAAGAGTCATTTACCAAAGGAAAAATGGAGATTAGTAAATGAAAAAAACTAA
- the gltX gene encoding glutamate--tRNA ligase: MDEELRKEVRKLSLQNAYEHGGKTQDKIILGKILGTKPEYRSKVKEITKDISEIVNSINQLSSEEQEKEINENFPELLTPKEKIEEREGLPELKGAVQGKVVTRFPPEPNGYPHIGHAKAAIINSEYAKMYGGKFILRMDDTNPEAERMEYHAAIKVGLEWLGIEFDIVKNTSDDMEIFYEKGLELLNSGKAYVCTCKREDISKNRRERKDCKCSMSDIDKNNKNWEKMNTKYKAGEAIVRFRGDMKADNAVMRDPVLFRIIDGKHYTLGEKFRIWPSYDMAVAIEDSVDGVTHAFRSKEFELRKELIDEILDALNMRKPQQGFFSRLEFKGMPISKRIIKPLIEEGKVSWYDDPRLPTLEALRRRGIKPEAIRKFIMSLGLTKANTLAPFDALEAFNRKFVDAKSIRLFMVSDVKKLVVKNLPMSSVEIPNHPINDMGKRKIVIDENFYISGEDAKNFKEGTKIRLLGLGNIIIKKIGSEFEGELINDGDTKGITKIQWVPQKTAHEIKMIIPKTLFIEDEFNEESLEELDVYTEPHYLQLKEGEEIQFVRFGYCRKDSQNQSIFTHK; the protein is encoded by the coding sequence ATGGATGAAGAATTAAGAAAAGAAGTTAGAAAATTATCACTTCAAAATGCATATGAGCACGGAGGAAAAACTCAAGATAAAATAATTTTGGGAAAAATTCTGGGGACAAAACCAGAATATCGAAGTAAAGTAAAAGAAATCACAAAAGATATTTCTGAAATTGTTAATTCAATTAACCAATTATCATCTGAAGAACAAGAAAAAGAAATTAATGAAAATTTTCCAGAACTTTTGACACCTAAGGAAAAAATTGAGGAGAGAGAAGGACTTCCAGAATTAAAAGGAGCAGTTCAAGGAAAAGTTGTTACAAGATTCCCTCCAGAACCTAATGGCTACCCACACATAGGACATGCAAAAGCTGCTATAATTAATTCAGAATATGCAAAGATGTATGGTGGAAAATTTATCCTAAGAATGGATGATACCAATCCTGAAGCAGAACGAATGGAATACCATGCAGCCATCAAAGTTGGACTAGAATGGTTAGGCATAGAATTTGATATAGTAAAAAATACTTCAGATGATATGGAGATATTTTATGAGAAAGGTTTGGAGTTATTAAATTCTGGAAAGGCGTATGTTTGTACTTGTAAAAGAGAGGACATCAGTAAGAACAGAAGAGAAAGAAAAGATTGCAAATGCAGTATGAGTGATATTGATAAAAATAATAAAAATTGGGAAAAAATGAATACAAAATACAAAGCAGGTGAGGCTATTGTTAGATTTCGTGGAGATATGAAAGCAGACAATGCAGTTATGAGAGATCCAGTATTATTCAGAATAATTGATGGGAAGCATTACACATTAGGTGAAAAATTTAGAATTTGGCCTAGCTATGATATGGCAGTAGCAATTGAAGACAGTGTTGACGGTGTCACACATGCTTTTCGTTCAAAAGAATTCGAACTTAGAAAAGAATTGATTGATGAGATTTTAGATGCCCTAAACATGCGTAAACCGCAACAAGGATTTTTCTCAAGATTAGAATTCAAAGGAATGCCAATTTCAAAAAGAATTATCAAGCCATTGATTGAGGAAGGAAAGGTTTCATGGTACGATGATCCAAGATTACCAACTCTTGAAGCATTAAGAAGAAGAGGAATAAAACCTGAAGCCATTAGAAAATTTATCATGTCATTAGGACTAACAAAAGCAAATACTCTTGCTCCATTTGATGCTCTCGAAGCATTCAATCGAAAGTTTGTAGATGCCAAAAGCATAAGGCTGTTCATGGTAAGTGATGTAAAAAAGTTAGTAGTCAAAAATCTGCCTATGTCATCAGTAGAAATTCCAAATCATCCAATTAACGACATGGGTAAGAGAAAAATTGTGATCGATGAAAATTTCTATATTTCTGGAGAGGATGCTAAGAATTTCAAAGAGGGAACCAAAATAAGGCTTTTAGGATTAGGAAATATAATTATTAAAAAAATTGGTTCAGAATTTGAAGGAGAGTTAATCAATGATGGCGATACAAAAGGCATTACAAAAATACAATGGGTCCCTCAAAAAACTGCACATGAAATTAAGATGATCATTCCAAAGACATTATTCATTGAAGATGAGTTTAACGAAGAAAGTTTGGAGGAATTAGATGTCTATACAGAACCACATTATCTACAATTAAAAGAAGGAGAAGAAATTCAATTTGTTAGATTTGGATATTGTAGAAAAGATTCACAGAATCAATCAATTTTCACACACAAGTGA
- a CDS encoding polyprenyl synthetase family protein, translating into MKKTKQIEKNAKTINKYLNSKLKGNPKKLYDAAGHLIVNGGKRLRPYMVIRSCQILGGKSFKAMPAASAVEMVHNFTLVHDDIMDNDEMRHGVPTVHKKFGMPIAILAGDVLFSKAFQLITDSKLSSSAITHLVSRLAKACVDVCEGQLLDVKMAEEGKIPTQADYITMVSKKTAALFDVSCAMGAICATNNADDISNLSSFGRNLGIAFQITDDLIGVMGDPKITKKPVGNDLREGKKSLPILMAIKSAKGNDKKVILKAFGNSKISKNDLSKAVDVIRSLNIEKNVRKQALKYADKAEKSLSKYSGPAKAELISLLDFVVKRSV; encoded by the coding sequence ATGAAAAAAACTAAACAAATTGAAAAAAATGCTAAAACAATAAACAAGTATCTTAATTCAAAGCTAAAAGGAAATCCAAAAAAACTCTATGATGCAGCAGGACACCTAATTGTAAATGGAGGAAAAAGACTTAGACCATACATGGTTATTAGAAGTTGTCAAATTTTAGGTGGAAAAAGTTTCAAGGCCATGCCAGCTGCAAGTGCCGTAGAAATGGTTCATAACTTTACTTTAGTTCACGATGATATTATGGATAATGATGAAATGCGTCATGGAGTTCCTACAGTCCACAAAAAATTTGGAATGCCTATCGCAATTCTTGCAGGAGATGTTTTATTTTCAAAAGCATTTCAATTAATCACAGATTCTAAATTATCATCAAGTGCTATAACTCATTTAGTTTCCAGACTTGCTAAAGCATGTGTGGATGTATGTGAAGGTCAGTTACTTGATGTAAAAATGGCAGAGGAAGGAAAAATTCCAACACAAGCAGATTACATCACAATGGTTAGCAAAAAAACAGCTGCATTGTTTGATGTATCATGTGCAATGGGGGCAATATGTGCAACAAACAATGCTGATGACATATCAAATCTATCATCATTTGGAAGAAATTTAGGAATTGCATTCCAGATTACAGATGATCTTATTGGAGTAATGGGAGATCCTAAGATTACAAAGAAACCTGTGGGAAATGATCTAAGAGAGGGTAAAAAATCACTTCCAATTTTAATGGCAATAAAGTCAGCAAAGGGTAATGATAAAAAAGTAATTTTAAAGGCATTTGGAAATTCAAAAATTTCAAAAAATGATCTCAGCAAGGCCGTAGATGTAATTCGTTCTCTAAATATCGAGAAAAATGTAAGAAAACAGGCTCTAAAATATGCAGACAAGGCTGAAAAATCTCTATCAAAATACTCGGGCCCTGCTAAAGCAGAACTCATATCATTATTGGATTTTGTAGTTAAAAGAAGTGTATAG
- a CDS encoding GNAT family N-acetyltransferase produces MIREAKTKDKIPILKFCKNTFSWGDYIEQVWDSWLSEGNLFVFEKQLPVGICHAFYSKDQIWIEGIRIDPNFRRQKIASELVMNAELVGKEKNASLSYMLIDTQNFSSLNMAHSLDYEIFQTWNFYSLSPKRSLSHKIQFEKSLNPKFYHHYVKSWRWLPIDDYTLSQFYEDKKIIKSSSFDNDSIAIITDSEHFDKTLIVTLFSGSENSVLEIISFLQNHAIEKNYERIQILTKEHLPAFDSLEHKISFHLMKKSLV; encoded by the coding sequence ATGATCAGAGAGGCTAAAACTAAAGATAAAATTCCAATTCTAAAATTTTGTAAAAATACTTTTTCTTGGGGTGACTATATTGAACAAGTTTGGGATTCTTGGCTATCTGAAGGCAATCTTTTCGTATTTGAAAAACAGTTACCTGTTGGAATCTGTCATGCATTTTACTCAAAAGACCAGATTTGGATTGAAGGTATTCGCATTGATCCTAATTTCCGGCGACAAAAAATTGCCTCAGAACTAGTAATGAATGCTGAATTAGTAGGTAAAGAAAAGAATGCTTCCCTTTCGTATATGCTAATTGACACCCAAAATTTTTCATCTTTGAACATGGCACATTCTTTAGATTATGAAATATTTCAAACCTGGAATTTTTATTCACTGTCTCCAAAAAGAAGCCTTAGTCATAAAATACAATTTGAAAAATCACTCAATCCCAAATTTTACCATCATTATGTAAAATCTTGGAGATGGCTTCCGATTGATGATTACACTCTTTCTCAATTTTATGAGGACAAAAAAATTATCAAATCTTCTAGTTTCGATAATGATTCAATTGCAATTATTACTGATTCAGAACATTTTGATAAAACTTTGATTGTTACATTATTTTCAGGTTCAGAGAATTCTGTTTTGGAAATAATTTCATTTTTACAAAACCATGCAATTGAAAAAAATTATGAAAGAATACAAATTTTAACAAAAGAACACTTACCAGCATTTGATTCGTTAGAACATAAAATTTCATTTCATTTGATGAAAAAATCTTTAGTTTAA
- a CDS encoding UPF0147 family protein codes for MVDNTQNKESMKEAIDTLNQIVVSNSTPKTIKKSITDLITDLNNEEYSLSVRAANTISLLDDVTQDPNMPSYVRTQLWQAVSKLESIRE; via the coding sequence ATGGTCGATAATACTCAGAATAAAGAATCTATGAAAGAAGCTATTGATACACTAAATCAAATTGTTGTTAGCAATTCAACTCCAAAGACAATAAAAAAGTCAATAACAGATTTAATTACAGATTTGAATAACGAAGAATATTCATTATCAGTAAGAGCTGCAAATACAATTAGTCTATTAGATGATGTTACACAAGATCCGAACATGCCATCATATGTTAGAACTCAATTATGGCAAGCAGTTTCAAAATTAGAAAGCATAAGGGAATAA
- a CDS encoding SAM-dependent methyltransferase, with product MKIEEYLETLPENILSGEDVQLPEKSFREIFKFVGLGKNDVFYHLGCGNEKGIEIAIKEFNVKKAVGIDNNSEKIQDARVHLKERNLQGQLICSNIEDSDISEASVILFWFTDENIINKMMEKFETLKPETKIITIWGPLPDCLPDKVNFPYIINKTPLKRAENMQEQLLSIFGVKCIDFVTAWEFAERYTKSIGTPEIRNDRFLTIIQTLMIWINAKKLGVACGEEIPESIQTYIKLMKMNFDIDFEHLLNE from the coding sequence TTGAAAATTGAAGAATATTTAGAAACACTTCCTGAGAACATACTCAGTGGTGAAGATGTTCAGCTCCCAGAAAAATCTTTTAGAGAGATTTTTAAGTTTGTGGGTTTAGGGAAAAATGATGTTTTTTATCATTTAGGTTGCGGTAATGAAAAAGGAATTGAGATTGCAATTAAAGAATTTAATGTAAAAAAAGCTGTTGGGATAGATAACAATTCTGAAAAAATTCAAGATGCCAGAGTTCATCTCAAAGAGAGGAATCTTCAAGGACAACTCATTTGCAGTAATATCGAAGATTCAGATATTTCAGAAGCATCAGTTATTTTATTTTGGTTTACAGATGAAAACATAATAAATAAAATGATGGAGAAATTTGAAACTCTTAAACCAGAAACAAAAATAATTACAATTTGGGGGCCGCTTCCAGATTGCCTTCCAGATAAAGTTAATTTTCCATACATTATCAATAAGACCCCACTCAAAAGAGCTGAAAACATGCAAGAGCAACTATTATCTATTTTTGGTGTAAAATGCATAGATTTCGTCACCGCATGGGAATTTGCAGAAAGATATACAAAATCTATTGGAACACCAGAGATTCGAAATGATCGATTTTTGACAATTATTCAAACTTTGATGATTTGGATAAATGCAAAAAAGTTAGGAGTTGCGTGTGGTGAAGAAATTCCAGAATCAATTCAAACATACATCAAATTAATGAAAATGAATTTCGATATTGATTTTGAACATCTATTAAATGAGTAA
- a CDS encoding Rieske (2Fe-2S) protein yields the protein MGKIIAGKTSDIPPGKMIKVSIDGRDILVANIDGDYCATDDSCTHSGSSLSEGKLDGCVITCGWHAAQFDCKTGKLVKFPAKIRDLTSYNVVVESDSIFVEM from the coding sequence ATGGGGAAAATTATAGCTGGAAAAACATCAGATATTCCTCCTGGAAAGATGATCAAAGTCTCTATTGATGGAAGAGATATTTTAGTTGCAAATATTGATGGGGACTATTGTGCCACAGATGATTCTTGTACTCATTCTGGTTCAAGTTTATCTGAAGGAAAATTAGATGGATGCGTAATTACATGTGGCTGGCATGCAGCACAGTTTGATTGTAAAACAGGAAAACTGGTAAAATTCCCAGCAAAAATAAGAGATTTAACATCATACAATGTTGTTGTAGAATCAGATAGCATATTTGTAGAGATGTAA
- a CDS encoding fumarylacetoacetate hydrolase family protein gives MKIARLSYENNETYGFVNGDKVSTKDEITYLTGVPIPQNVKDFLFDGWYDEIKNKINDLPYTENISKYKLLSPIPNPNKIICLAFNYVDHAKEQGLEAPEDPAIVIKPRTALNSTESDIICPDFVKQLDYEIELALIIGKNCKNISVKDASSAIFGYMIFNDVSARDIQFKDRQFTRGKSFDSFAPCGPWITTVDEVKDAQNLKLTTKINGELRQNSSTSNMFIKIPEIVSKISKVMTLEKGDIISTGTPAGVMLNKPNAVFLKDGDKVAMEIEGLGILNNTIKFVKSD, from the coding sequence ATGAAAATAGCACGATTATCATATGAGAATAATGAAACATATGGTTTTGTAAATGGGGATAAAGTATCTACAAAAGACGAGATCACTTACCTAACAGGGGTTCCAATTCCACAAAATGTGAAAGATTTTCTTTTTGATGGTTGGTATGATGAAATTAAAAATAAAATTAACGATTTACCATATACAGAAAATATTTCAAAATACAAGTTGTTGTCTCCAATACCAAATCCAAATAAAATTATCTGTTTGGCATTTAATTATGTAGATCATGCAAAAGAACAAGGATTGGAAGCGCCAGAAGATCCTGCCATTGTAATAAAACCAAGAACAGCACTCAACAGCACTGAATCAGACATTATATGCCCAGATTTTGTAAAACAATTAGATTATGAAATAGAATTAGCCTTGATAATTGGAAAAAACTGCAAAAATATTAGCGTGAAAGATGCATCAAGTGCAATATTTGGATACATGATTTTCAATGATGTGTCTGCCAGAGATATTCAATTCAAAGATAGACAATTCACTAGAGGCAAAAGTTTTGATTCATTTGCACCTTGTGGACCATGGATTACAACAGTAGACGAAGTCAAAGACGCACAAAATCTAAAGTTAACAACTAAAATTAACGGAGAATTAAGACAGAATTCTTCTACAAGCAATATGTTCATTAAAATTCCAGAAATTGTTTCAAAAATCTCCAAGGTAATGACTTTAGAAAAAGGAGATATTATTTCCACAGGGACTCCAGCTGGAGTAATGCTAAACAAACCAAATGCAGTATTTTTGAAAGATGGTGATAAAGTAGCGATGGAGATAGAAGGTCTTGGAATTTTAAACAACACGATTAAGTTTGTCAAGTCAGATTAA